Proteins encoded by one window of Leptospira barantonii:
- a CDS encoding DUF1566 domain-containing protein has protein sequence MDRIFNFFWIFAGTLLCFTFCSQADRISLDSSSAAGILLQGGMDVFRNGSYNPSAKEITSFRFKATDHFFTTDFVGTISGNQITIRVPFGSVPRLKATFENTGIRVQINGVTQTSGQTVNDFSSPLTYRVTASDGSVADYGVQAVPIFRLTDAGQPNCYATCSTDPGQDADYSTGVIGSFQSNYKFPGYTNNPVTIDGQSGLIWKYCAEGMNDTSCGSSMSFTQYSAGGSCNDLNSQNGGAGYAGITHWRLPNLEELMTLSTFKTPSTVHIDLAEFPGGAGEFWTSFSYVLNTAEAWSYDFSDGFNSTSDKYWGSAYARCVSGGSAPTSSYSDLGNGTIQDNRTGLIWQKCSTGQNWSSASPNCATGTATTHNFSSSLATCRNLNLAGRSWRLPNVHELRSLLDFNTTSNQKIDSVAFPNTPNASEFTTSNSIPGGQIYRVNFTNAVINLSASSSANYVRCVSEGF, from the coding sequence ATGGATCGAATCTTTAATTTTTTTTGGATTTTTGCGGGAACTCTTCTTTGTTTTACGTTTTGTTCCCAAGCGGATCGAATCAGTTTAGATTCTTCCTCTGCGGCCGGCATTCTTTTGCAGGGAGGAATGGACGTTTTTCGAAACGGTTCGTACAATCCGAGTGCAAAAGAAATCACTTCCTTTCGGTTTAAAGCAACCGATCATTTTTTTACGACCGATTTTGTCGGAACAATTTCCGGGAATCAGATCACGATTCGGGTTCCGTTCGGATCGGTTCCTCGTTTGAAAGCCACCTTTGAAAATACGGGGATCCGAGTTCAGATCAACGGTGTGACTCAAACTTCCGGACAAACCGTAAACGACTTTTCATCACCACTTACTTACAGAGTTACCGCATCGGACGGAAGCGTCGCCGATTACGGTGTACAGGCGGTTCCGATATTTCGTCTAACAGATGCGGGACAGCCGAATTGTTATGCGACATGTTCCACCGATCCCGGACAGGACGCGGATTATTCGACCGGAGTAATCGGGTCGTTTCAATCGAATTATAAATTTCCCGGATATACAAATAATCCGGTTACGATCGACGGACAAAGCGGATTGATTTGGAAGTATTGCGCGGAAGGAATGAACGATACGAGTTGCGGTTCCTCGATGAGTTTTACTCAATATTCCGCCGGCGGAAGTTGCAATGATTTGAACTCACAAAACGGTGGCGCCGGTTATGCGGGAATCACCCATTGGAGACTTCCCAACTTGGAAGAATTGATGACTCTCAGCACTTTTAAAACTCCGAGTACCGTGCATATCGATCTCGCGGAATTTCCGGGAGGGGCGGGTGAATTTTGGACCTCTTTTTCTTACGTTTTGAATACGGCGGAGGCTTGGAGTTACGACTTTTCCGATGGATTTAACAGCACTTCCGACAAATATTGGGGGAGCGCGTACGCACGTTGTGTTTCCGGAGGTTCCGCGCCGACTTCCTCATACTCCGATTTGGGAAACGGAACGATTCAGGACAATCGAACCGGATTGATTTGGCAGAAGTGTTCGACGGGACAAAACTGGTCCTCCGCGTCTCCGAACTGCGCCACCGGGACCGCGACCACGCATAATTTTTCTTCTTCCTTGGCTACATGCAGAAATTTGAATTTAGCCGGTCGAAGCTGGAGGCTTCCGAACGTACATGAACTCCGAAGTTTATTGGATTTTAATACCACGTCGAATCAGAAAATCGATTCCGTCGCGTTTCCGAATACTCCGAACGCTTCGGAATTTACGACGAGCAATTCGATTCCGGGCGGACAGATTTACAGAGTCAACTTTACGAATGCGGTGATCAATTTGAGCGCTTCCAGTTCCGCCAATTATGTTCGTTGTGTAAGCGAAGGTTTTTGA
- a CDS encoding DUF1566 domain-containing protein: MFYILTTVSCAQAGKISFDSSSNAGLLLQGGLGIIRNLGTGTTITSFSFKASDNILSQDYPTTINGTNVTATIPYGAIARLQASFEVSSGATVKVGGTTQISGINKNDFSSPVVYSVLSETGEKKDYTITIATTAPLTDANQKLCYDASLNGISCGNGTNPGQDGDFQNGPQPTYVKTVFSDYPNQPVVHDKIAGLVWKQCVEGTNAVDCTGTATSLSYASAIAACSALNSGNGYAGYKNWRIPNIQELYTLSSYENPTPSPYLNATLFPNSASTFWSATLVTTPNSTSRWTFNFMQGTSSNLSETGALPVRCVVSGAFPSKNYADLGDGTILDRNNNLRWAMCSIGQTGSDCSGGSPSNLSRQAALSACNGISVSDGKPWRLPNVHEMRSLVDYGLTVGNGIIDTTYFKNSPPNSTYMTSNVNADASNKNLFILDFAYGPISLSSFLATTNPTRCVKDGP, from the coding sequence ATGTTCTACATCCTGACCACCGTTTCCTGCGCGCAAGCGGGTAAGATTAGTTTCGATTCTTCCTCGAATGCCGGTTTGTTACTTCAGGGCGGGCTTGGGATCATTCGAAATCTGGGAACGGGAACTACGATCACCTCGTTTTCCTTCAAAGCATCCGACAATATTCTTTCCCAAGATTATCCTACAACGATCAACGGAACCAACGTAACCGCTACGATTCCCTATGGGGCGATCGCTCGTTTGCAAGCGAGTTTTGAAGTTTCTTCTGGCGCGACTGTAAAGGTCGGAGGAACTACGCAGATCAGCGGAATCAATAAAAACGATTTTTCAAGTCCGGTTGTTTATTCGGTTCTTTCCGAAACCGGAGAAAAAAAAGATTATACGATCACGATTGCGACGACGGCTCCTTTGACCGACGCGAATCAAAAGTTGTGTTACGACGCTTCCTTAAACGGAATCTCTTGTGGCAACGGAACGAATCCGGGACAAGACGGCGATTTTCAGAACGGACCACAACCGACCTATGTGAAAACCGTATTCTCCGATTATCCGAATCAACCCGTCGTTCACGATAAGATCGCGGGACTCGTTTGGAAACAATGTGTGGAAGGAACCAACGCAGTCGATTGTACGGGAACCGCAACTTCACTTTCGTATGCTTCCGCGATCGCGGCTTGTTCCGCGTTAAACTCGGGGAACGGTTACGCGGGTTATAAGAATTGGCGAATACCGAACATTCAAGAATTGTACACTCTTTCTTCTTATGAGAATCCGACTCCGAGTCCTTATTTGAATGCGACCTTGTTTCCGAATTCCGCTTCTACGTTTTGGTCCGCGACTCTTGTGACCACTCCGAACTCCACTTCGCGTTGGACGTTCAACTTTATGCAAGGAACGAGCAGTAATCTTTCGGAAACCGGCGCGCTTCCGGTTCGTTGTGTCGTAAGCGGCGCGTTTCCTTCAAAGAACTATGCGGATTTGGGAGACGGAACCATTCTCGATCGAAACAACAATCTTCGTTGGGCTATGTGTTCGATCGGGCAAACTGGTTCGGATTGTTCGGGTGGTTCTCCTTCCAATCTTTCCAGACAAGCGGCGCTTTCGGCTTGTAACGGAATTTCGGTTTCCGACGGAAAACCTTGGAGACTTCCGAACGTTCATGAAATGAGAAGTCTCGTCGACTACGGTTTAACCGTTGGAAACGGAATCATCGATACAACGTATTTTAAGAATTCTCCGCCTAACTCGACTTATATGACGAGCAACGTAAACGCGGACGCTTCGAATAAGAATCTATTCATTCTCGACTTCGCATACGGTCCGATTTCTTTGTCCTCGTTTTTGGCGACTACGAACCCGACTCGTTGTGTAAAAGACGGACCTTGA
- a CDS encoding LemA family protein, whose product MKTKILTKSFMTIALTFAVLVSSNCGYNAIQEEDEAVTASWAEVLNQYQRRADLIPNLVNTVKGYATQEEKVLTEVTRARAGVGSIQADEKTLNNPELFKKYAQAQSQMTSALSRLLVVAENYPQLKSNENFRDLQAQLEGTENRITVSRNRYIQAVQKYNITIRQFPSNLTAKFFGFDTKPSFTVENEKEISKPPEVKF is encoded by the coding sequence TTGAAAACGAAAATTCTTACCAAGTCGTTTATGACGATCGCGCTTACGTTCGCGGTCCTCGTTTCATCCAACTGCGGTTATAACGCGATCCAGGAAGAAGACGAGGCCGTGACCGCGTCTTGGGCCGAAGTACTCAACCAATATCAAAGAAGAGCGGATCTGATTCCGAACCTGGTAAACACCGTAAAAGGTTACGCCACTCAAGAAGAGAAAGTGTTAACCGAAGTGACAAGGGCGAGAGCCGGAGTCGGTTCGATTCAAGCGGACGAAAAAACTCTGAACAACCCCGAACTTTTTAAAAAATACGCGCAGGCTCAGTCGCAGATGACATCGGCGCTTTCCAGATTGCTCGTGGTCGCCGAAAATTATCCGCAGTTGAAATCCAACGAGAACTTCCGAGATCTGCAAGCGCAACTCGAAGGAACGGAAAATCGAATCACCGTCTCGAGAAACAGATACATCCAAGCTGTACAAAAATATAATATTACGATTCGACAATTTCCGAGCAACCTAACCGCGAAGTTTTTCGGATTCGACACAAAACCGTCCTTTACGGTCGAAAACGAAAAGGAAATCTCCAAACCCCCGGAAGTTAAATTTTAA
- a CDS encoding TPM domain-containing protein: MIRRKFGILRFFLLFLVVAGWNLKTVNSSPIFFREEWRSEDPTIPPLRTQITDTTSTLTDLQKSRLTSTLVDLEKRKGSQIAILIVGSTSDWTIEEYAVKVFETWKLGRKDIRDGVLMVVAIQDHKTRIETGYGLEGALPDVICKRIIEDFMIPHFRNGDYYQGITEGIARIIERIDGEELPPASGRVAGSDSESSSSTDGPVIPSNLVTAFIILVVLGKLFGFLFGNGLSGGIGAVLFVILGIFWSITFWLLIPGAFLLWFFVLANGGGMGSSSSWGSSSGGGGGSWSGG, translated from the coding sequence ATGATTCGTCGTAAATTCGGAATCCTTCGATTTTTTCTTCTCTTTCTGGTCGTAGCCGGTTGGAATCTGAAAACCGTAAATTCTTCCCCGATTTTTTTCAGGGAAGAATGGAGGTCGGAAGACCCCACGATTCCTCCCCTGCGTACACAGATCACGGACACAACATCCACGTTGACCGATCTGCAAAAGTCCAGACTGACAAGCACGTTAGTCGATCTTGAAAAAAGAAAAGGAAGTCAGATCGCGATTCTCATCGTAGGTTCGACCTCGGATTGGACCATAGAAGAATACGCGGTGAAGGTTTTCGAAACCTGGAAGTTGGGACGCAAGGACATTCGAGACGGCGTTCTTATGGTCGTCGCAATTCAGGATCACAAAACAAGAATCGAAACCGGATACGGACTCGAAGGCGCACTGCCAGACGTGATCTGTAAACGAATCATAGAGGATTTTATGATTCCTCATTTTAGAAACGGGGATTATTATCAAGGAATCACCGAAGGCATCGCAAGAATCATAGAACGAATCGACGGAGAAGAACTTCCACCCGCAAGCGGAAGAGTCGCCGGATCGGATTCGGAATCTTCTTCTTCGACAGACGGACCGGTAATTCCGAGTAACCTCGTAACCGCGTTCATCATTCTTGTGGTTCTCGGAAAGTTGTTCGGATTTTTATTCGGTAACGGATTGTCCGGTGGAATCGGCGCCGTTCTTTTTGTGATCTTAGGAATTTTTTGGTCCATCACGTTTTGGCTTTTGATACCGGGCGCATTCTTACTTTGGTTTTTTGTCCTCGCAAACGGAGGAGGAATGGGTTCCTCGTCGTCTTGGGGATCTTCCTCGGGCGGGGGTGGAGGTTCCTGGAGCGGAGG
- a CDS encoding DUF736 family protein, with amino-acid sequence MAEYALKEKKGSLFSNATKEKETQPDYTGKVLLDGKTYRLAGWIRKSATGKNYLSLSLSEPNPEKKSEGNSSAAETDGNDFTDIEEDFPF; translated from the coding sequence ATGGCGGAATACGCACTCAAGGAAAAAAAAGGAAGTCTCTTCAGCAACGCGACCAAGGAAAAGGAAACCCAACCCGATTACACGGGAAAGGTTCTGCTCGACGGGAAGACCTATCGACTCGCGGGTTGGATTCGCAAATCCGCGACGGGGAAGAATTATCTTTCTCTAAGCCTTTCCGAACCGAATCCGGAAAAAAAATCCGAAGGAAATTCCTCGGCCGCCGAAACCGACGGCAATGACTTTACGGATATAGAGGAAGATTTTCCGTTTTGA
- a CDS encoding SpoIIE family protein phosphatase — protein sequence MKSESFELERYRDFFLGSAEGIWCFDLSTPIEIGLHEKEQVSLLLTHARLTICNDSMARMYGYRSPSEVMGLTLSQLVPSDSPEDLEPYFAFVRAGYNMKDFESKESDRFGNLKYFLNSVVGVVKEGKLVQIWGSQRDITPLKKSEDQLKYSLLLQSNLTEISKSFIKVQPKELDQAIRDSLEKTGRICNADRAYIIEYSNTHKHLSNTYEWCREGVPSQRQFFQNITVENIPLAKFENVRKFGYFALNSVEEIENEDSFLRELLLPRGIRSLLIIGLVYQGKEIGFFGIDMVREDRVWTGEEISILGLIGDLIVLAFDRKEKEGTLNAFYDRMLYDLELGRLTQRSLVDRTFPDSKYFKMETYFRPFEKVGGDVISTIQNEDGSIDILFADVSGHGISSAMVSGMVVISFKNSSRIGLSPAEGLIRIVEDLKPLVVDHHISAVRVKYIPESKRLVYSYAGHPPIFLFRDGKRIELDGMNLPLLAFEGAQYYDQSIDLLHGDRIVFFSDGMYEIFDSQGEILDLTGLISILEEYLDTESIEDYIELIVSDIFAYSGGNFGDDIALMILDIY from the coding sequence ATGAAGTCGGAATCATTTGAACTGGAACGTTATCGGGATTTTTTCCTGGGAAGCGCGGAAGGCATCTGGTGTTTCGATCTTTCCACGCCCATAGAAATCGGTCTTCACGAAAAGGAGCAGGTTTCGCTCCTCCTAACGCACGCTAGACTAACGATCTGCAACGATTCTATGGCGAGAATGTACGGATATCGAAGCCCTTCCGAAGTGATGGGGCTTACCCTTTCCCAATTGGTTCCGTCGGATTCGCCCGAAGATCTGGAACCGTACTTCGCGTTCGTTCGAGCCGGATACAATATGAAGGATTTTGAATCTAAAGAATCGGATCGATTCGGAAATCTAAAATACTTTTTGAACAGCGTTGTCGGGGTCGTCAAAGAAGGGAAACTCGTTCAGATCTGGGGTTCTCAAAGGGATATAACTCCTTTGAAAAAATCCGAGGATCAACTCAAATATTCTTTGCTTCTTCAGAGCAATCTCACCGAAATCTCCAAAAGTTTCATCAAGGTTCAACCGAAGGAATTGGATCAGGCGATCCGCGATTCTTTGGAAAAAACGGGAAGAATCTGCAACGCGGACCGCGCGTATATTATAGAATACTCAAATACTCATAAACATCTTTCCAACACATACGAATGGTGCCGGGAAGGAGTTCCCTCCCAAAGACAATTCTTTCAGAACATCACGGTGGAAAACATACCGCTCGCAAAGTTTGAAAACGTACGTAAGTTCGGTTACTTCGCATTAAATTCCGTGGAAGAAATCGAAAACGAGGATTCGTTTTTGAGAGAACTTCTTCTTCCGAGAGGAATTCGTTCCTTGCTCATCATCGGGCTTGTGTATCAGGGAAAGGAGATCGGCTTTTTCGGAATCGACATGGTTCGAGAGGATCGGGTTTGGACCGGGGAAGAAATTTCCATTCTCGGTTTGATCGGAGACTTGATCGTTCTCGCTTTCGATCGAAAGGAAAAGGAAGGAACCTTAAACGCATTTTACGATAGAATGCTCTACGACCTCGAACTCGGAAGGCTGACTCAAAGATCCTTAGTCGATCGTACGTTTCCCGATTCCAAATATTTCAAAATGGAAACCTACTTTCGTCCTTTTGAAAAAGTCGGCGGGGACGTGATCAGTACGATTCAGAACGAGGACGGAAGTATAGACATTCTTTTTGCGGACGTTTCGGGTCACGGAATTTCTTCCGCGATGGTTTCCGGGATGGTGGTCATCTCGTTTAAGAATTCGTCGAGAATCGGTCTTTCTCCCGCGGAAGGTTTGATTCGAATTGTGGAAGATTTAAAACCTCTCGTAGTCGATCATCATATTTCCGCGGTTCGAGTGAAATACATTCCCGAGTCGAAACGTTTGGTTTATTCGTACGCGGGACATCCTCCGATTTTTCTTTTTCGAGACGGAAAAAGAATCGAATTGGACGGAATGAATCTTCCTCTTCTCGCGTTTGAAGGCGCTCAGTATTACGATCAATCGATCGATCTTTTGCACGGGGATCGGATCGTTTTTTTCTCGGACGGAATGTATGAGATCTTCGATTCTCAAGGGGAGATTTTGGACCTCACGGGTTTGATTTCGATTTTGGAAGAATATCTGGATACGGAATCCATCGAAGACTATATAGAATTGATCGTTTCGGATATCTTCGCGTATTCCGGCGGAAACTTCGGAGACGATATCGCTTTGATGATCTTGGATATCTATTAA